One window of Lytechinus variegatus isolate NC3 chromosome 2, Lvar_3.0, whole genome shotgun sequence genomic DNA carries:
- the LOC121408417 gene encoding transmembrane protease serine 3-like isoform X1, whose protein sequence is MSTPSDSLVCSRSRVLIFLVIVATILHADCNNRINEQVPRTRPRRQSSSCHQDEFECDDGSCIPSYRSCDWYLDCADRSDEGINCQYNGFECKSGNNMVSVEWMCDGFNDCEDGSDEEEEYCRDQANEVSKICPRISCDNNKRCVQEKELCDGIQDCSDGLDESDELCRAGKGKCFSCDGGLKCLEWDWVCDEIADCSDMADELSGWCGTVFQRCWKGSYLCGHTHFCVPQRWRCDSHDDCGDDTDEEDCQTDIAWTGSFGWSSWGDWSECHPSCGPGSRSRSRICESPAERCLGESQEDEECQQAECVEEKVIGCGIKQHIHFRDDGLALAERVVGGQSTDSGEWPWQAQLFYQTRGGWRPVCGGTLIDPQVVLTAAHCFMGSIEDLKSSDDARMAPSRWQVHLGKHSIDFVPETGSQHRLVREIIVHKKFNQNGGVGGDIALLLLDEPVHQETGQINWACLDEGMKLNAKTECYISGWGVTEMGGKSPQVLNEAKMPLIPRRICNYKKSYNGKIERTMLCAGHMEGGIDACQGDSGGPLSCLGPDDQWYVVGVTSWGHGCAIANKPGVYTRVSSYLEWIHEMLHHHLHH, encoded by the exons ATGTCAACGCCGTCGGATTCGCTCGTATGTTCGAGAAGTCGTGTTTTAATCTTTCTTGTCATTGTCGCAACAATTTTGCATGCAGATTGTAACAACAGGATAAATG AGCAAGTGCCGAGGACACGTCCAAGACGCCAGTCATCATCGTGCCATCAGGATGAGTTCGAGTGCGATGACGGGTCTTGTATACCCTCTTATAGATCCTGTGATTGGTATCTAGACTGTGCGGATAGGTCAGATGAAGGAATCAATTGCCAATATAATG GATTTGAATGTAAATCGGGTAATAACATGGTATCAGTAGAGTGGATGTGTGATGGGTTCAACGACTGTGAAGATGGCAgcgatgaagaagaagaatattgTCGAGATCAAG CAAATGAAGTTTCCAAAATATGTCCTCGCATCTCCTGTGACAATAACAAAAGATGCGTCCAAGAGAAGGAGTTATGTGATGGCATCCAAGATTGCTCCGATGGGTTGGATGAAAGCGATGAATTATGCAGAGCAGGAAAAG gAAAGTGTTTTTCTTGTGATGGAGGATTGAAGTGTTTAGAATGGGACTGGGTCTGCGATGAGATAGCTGATTGTTCCGACATGGCTGATGAGCTTAGCGGATGGTGTGGAACAG TATTTCAGCGGTGTTGGAAGGGGTCGTACCTGTGTGGCCACACCCATTTTTGTGTACCTCAGAGGTGGAGATGCGATAGCCATGATGATTGCGGCGATGACACAGATGAAGAAGATTGCC AAACTGATATTGCGTGGACGGGCTCGTTTGGGTGGTCATCGTGGGGCGATTGGAGCGAGTGTCATCCCTCGTGTGGTCCCGGTAGTCGATCACGGAGCCGTATTTGCGAATCACCCGCGGAGAGGTGTCTCGGTGAAAGCCAGGAAGACGAGGAGTGTCAACAAGCTGAATGTGTCGAAGAAAAGg TTATAGGATGCGGGATAAAGCAGCACATTCATTTCCGTGATGACGGGTTAGCTCTGGCGGAGCGTGTAGTGGGAGGACAATCCACCGATTCTGGCGAGTGGCCGTGGCAAGCTCAACTCTTCTACCAAACACGAGGGGGGTGGCGACCCGTTTGTGGCGGGACGCTGATCGACCCACAGGTGGTTCTTACGGCAGCACATTGCTTCATGGGATCCAT AGAAGACCTAAAATCATCGGACGATGCAAG GATGGCACCTTCCCGATGGCAAGTTCATCTTGGAAAACATTCGATCGACTTCGTCCCAGAAACCGGCAGCCAACACAGACTCGTCCGCGAGATCATCGTCCACAAGAAATTCAACCAGAATGGTGGAGTAGGCGGTGACATCGCCCTACTGCTTTTGGATGAGCCGGTACATCAGGAGACCGGTCAGATTAACTGGGCTTGCTTAGAtgaaggaatgaaacttaatgCCAAGACAGAGTGCTATATATCAGGATGGGGAGTTACAGAAA tGGGAGGCAAATCACCACAAGTGTTAAACGAGGCAAAGATGCCTCTTATCCCCCGCAGGATATGTAACTACAAGAAGTCTTATaatggaaagatagagagaaCGATGCTGTGTGCTGGTCATATGGAAGGTGGTATCGACGCATGTCAG GGTGATTCTGGTGGACCCTTATCCTGCCTGGGGCCTGATGATCAGTGGTATGTGGTTGGTGTAACCAGCTGGGGTCACGGGTGTGCTATTGCTAACAAACCCGGAGTATATACCAGAGTGTCATCTTACCTCGAATGGATACATGAGATGCTTCACCATCATTTACATCATTAA
- the LOC121408417 gene encoding transmembrane protease serine 3-like isoform X2 yields the protein MSTPSDSLVCSRSRVLIFLVIVATILHADCNNRINEQVPRTRPRRQSSSCHQDEFECDDGSCIPSYRSCDWYLDCADRSDEGINCQYNGFECKSGNNMVSVEWMCDGFNDCEDGSDEEEEYCRDQANEVSKICPRISCDNNKRCVQEKELCDGIQDCSDGLDESDELCRAGKGKCFSCDGGLKCLEWDWVCDEIADCSDMADELSGWCGTVFQRCWKGSYLCGHTHFCVPQRWRCDSHDDCGDDTDEEDCQTDIAWTGSFGWSSWGDWSECHPSCGPGSRSRSRICESPAERCLGESQEDEECQQAECVEEKVIGCGIKQHIHFRDDGLALAERVVGGQSTDSGEWPWQAQLFYQTRGGWRPVCGGTLIDPQVVLTAAHCFMGSMMAPSRWQVHLGKHSIDFVPETGSQHRLVREIIVHKKFNQNGGVGGDIALLLLDEPVHQETGQINWACLDEGMKLNAKTECYISGWGVTEMGGKSPQVLNEAKMPLIPRRICNYKKSYNGKIERTMLCAGHMEGGIDACQGDSGGPLSCLGPDDQWYVVGVTSWGHGCAIANKPGVYTRVSSYLEWIHEMLHHHLHH from the exons ATGTCAACGCCGTCGGATTCGCTCGTATGTTCGAGAAGTCGTGTTTTAATCTTTCTTGTCATTGTCGCAACAATTTTGCATGCAGATTGTAACAACAGGATAAATG AGCAAGTGCCGAGGACACGTCCAAGACGCCAGTCATCATCGTGCCATCAGGATGAGTTCGAGTGCGATGACGGGTCTTGTATACCCTCTTATAGATCCTGTGATTGGTATCTAGACTGTGCGGATAGGTCAGATGAAGGAATCAATTGCCAATATAATG GATTTGAATGTAAATCGGGTAATAACATGGTATCAGTAGAGTGGATGTGTGATGGGTTCAACGACTGTGAAGATGGCAgcgatgaagaagaagaatattgTCGAGATCAAG CAAATGAAGTTTCCAAAATATGTCCTCGCATCTCCTGTGACAATAACAAAAGATGCGTCCAAGAGAAGGAGTTATGTGATGGCATCCAAGATTGCTCCGATGGGTTGGATGAAAGCGATGAATTATGCAGAGCAGGAAAAG gAAAGTGTTTTTCTTGTGATGGAGGATTGAAGTGTTTAGAATGGGACTGGGTCTGCGATGAGATAGCTGATTGTTCCGACATGGCTGATGAGCTTAGCGGATGGTGTGGAACAG TATTTCAGCGGTGTTGGAAGGGGTCGTACCTGTGTGGCCACACCCATTTTTGTGTACCTCAGAGGTGGAGATGCGATAGCCATGATGATTGCGGCGATGACACAGATGAAGAAGATTGCC AAACTGATATTGCGTGGACGGGCTCGTTTGGGTGGTCATCGTGGGGCGATTGGAGCGAGTGTCATCCCTCGTGTGGTCCCGGTAGTCGATCACGGAGCCGTATTTGCGAATCACCCGCGGAGAGGTGTCTCGGTGAAAGCCAGGAAGACGAGGAGTGTCAACAAGCTGAATGTGTCGAAGAAAAGg TTATAGGATGCGGGATAAAGCAGCACATTCATTTCCGTGATGACGGGTTAGCTCTGGCGGAGCGTGTAGTGGGAGGACAATCCACCGATTCTGGCGAGTGGCCGTGGCAAGCTCAACTCTTCTACCAAACACGAGGGGGGTGGCGACCCGTTTGTGGCGGGACGCTGATCGACCCACAGGTGGTTCTTACGGCAGCACATTGCTTCATGGGATCCAT GATGGCACCTTCCCGATGGCAAGTTCATCTTGGAAAACATTCGATCGACTTCGTCCCAGAAACCGGCAGCCAACACAGACTCGTCCGCGAGATCATCGTCCACAAGAAATTCAACCAGAATGGTGGAGTAGGCGGTGACATCGCCCTACTGCTTTTGGATGAGCCGGTACATCAGGAGACCGGTCAGATTAACTGGGCTTGCTTAGAtgaaggaatgaaacttaatgCCAAGACAGAGTGCTATATATCAGGATGGGGAGTTACAGAAA tGGGAGGCAAATCACCACAAGTGTTAAACGAGGCAAAGATGCCTCTTATCCCCCGCAGGATATGTAACTACAAGAAGTCTTATaatggaaagatagagagaaCGATGCTGTGTGCTGGTCATATGGAAGGTGGTATCGACGCATGTCAG GGTGATTCTGGTGGACCCTTATCCTGCCTGGGGCCTGATGATCAGTGGTATGTGGTTGGTGTAACCAGCTGGGGTCACGGGTGTGCTATTGCTAACAAACCCGGAGTATATACCAGAGTGTCATCTTACCTCGAATGGATACATGAGATGCTTCACCATCATTTACATCATTAA